The genomic interval GGCCTTGAAGCTCCTCAGGCTCCAGATGTGACGTTTTGAAAACTGCGCTGATTTATTTTTACTCATGTTACCCTCCATTAACGAAACTGTTTTAAGTCGATAAAGTTTGTCTGATGTAGAATAATATCCATCGAGCAGGTCCTGCTGACCTGCGAGCCGCAGCTTCTGCTGCGTATTCTCGGACTTTGCTACAAGTGCTTTGATGATTGTTCTAAGCTTGCCTAAGCGATTAATTAGCGTGTTCATATTTACCTCTTTAACTGAACTGTTCGATGTGTGTTTATTCATGTTGACCGCCCTAACTGAATTGTTGAATGCTTGAATCAAAAACATGTCTATGCCTCTCCTTTAACCAAAAATATTAGATGTTTGCATTGCCAACTGTGTACAGTTGGCTAATTCTCTAAATTGCTGTATTAACTGCGTGTTATTAAATTTCTTAGTTAACCCGCTTAGATATTTAACGAACCGTGGCAACGTCTTATCATATGCGCTTGCAAGCCGCAGCTCCCGCTGCGCCTTATTAGACTGAGCGCTAAATTTACTTAGACGTTTATAAGATTTAGGTAAATTGACTTGATCTGAGCGAGTTGATAGAGAGGACTTTTGCCTTAAAAATGATTTGTTATTGATTATATGATGAACGGGAAGGATGCTAACCTCACAATTGGCGGAATTACTGGCTTTGATCACGGTTTTATTCGTTGTCTTATTTGCAATATCTTGCTTGTTAATATCTATAGTTAGAGCATCTATTGCTTCAGTCTGTCCTTCAGTGAAGGATATACATAATGCTTCGCAGTCTTTTCTCTCACGACTACTTGAAATCTCTGCTCCAGCCATTGCAGTAACTCCTCGCTAAACATCTAGTGCCCAGAGTTTTGCAATAAAGTATTAATTTTTCATTAAGATGACGTGTTTTTTTGAGATGGGCCCTTAGGCTTATCTTTGAAGCCATTTGTGATTTAAAAATATTATTAGCGCTCTACGAAACTAAAAGGGTTTTAGCAAAACCATCTGCTATGTATGAAAGAGGCAAGCTGTAACTGTAAATTAAGCTCTTATTTGAATAAGCTTTACAATTTTAAATTAAAAGAATTTTGATTAAAAGAACTAACAATCGAGAAAGATGTAAAGACTCTCGAGCCGTTATCTTAGCGATGTGCTATCAGATTTACTTAATCATCTGAAAAGTCTTCCTAAAGATAAAGCTATGCCCCCCCCAAAAAAAGGGGGGGGGGGAATAGTAAATACACTTCAGGCGACGAGCCCGACAGCTGAATTTTTGAATACCTCAGCGCACTTGCCGATAAGTGACCCCACAAAATCTCTCTGTAGTGCCTACATCAATAGATTCCCACGACATTCCTCTTTGGCCGGTTAACACTATTCCATACTCACCAACTGCTACAAACGTCCCCGCATTATCACCAGCTACTCCGTAAAGATCAGGATTACCCCTATCTGCTCGCCGCATCACATTAAAGTGTGTGCCATCGTTGGAGTTAAGTGCCCTGCCTTTGTCTCCCACAATAACAAGTGTATCGCCTACACAAGCGACAAAGTTATACGTAGCTTTACGGTTAATAATTTTCTTTTCCCAACCGTTACCATCCACGCTGGTGAATATTGCGCCATGATTTCCTACAGCAACAAATTTTCCCGCTGCCTCAAACCAAGCGACCTGATTAAGATGAGTACCATCAGTTTTAGCGTTTTCTGAATACCGCACTGTCCAAACTTCCCCATCTGGGCCGGCGGCCATAATCTTTTTACCCATCTCATTCCCCCTTGCTCCTACAGCGACGAATTGCCCTGCCCCACAAGCAGCTCCGTAAACATGGAAATCACCTAAGGCTCGTGATATCCAGGTCACCCCCCCCGTCTCGACTGATTAAAATTCCACCATCGTTACCGCTAGTACTCGACATCTCTGGGGCAATATGTACCCCATTGCCATATGCAGTTCCAAAAGGGAATTGAAGCGTATACGCAAAATCAGGGCTGTTTGATGGCACAACCTCCCATGTTCTGCCATCTGAGCTTTTTAGTACCGCCCCCGTCTGATCTTCGCTTGGGCTTCTCTCCATTAAAGCAAAGAAAGCACTAGGCCTAGAAAGAGTCGCATGAGATAAAGAGTTAGTACACAGGCCCAAAACGATAAACGATGAGCAATAAAAAGTACTTTTCAGAAAAGTAAGCATGATTTACCTCGTTATTAAAACAATTAACCAGAATTTAGTTTACGGCACCAAATTTAATTTGCAAAGTTATTTATTAAATAAATCTAAATTCTGATGAAGACAGGCAAATTCTGCAGTTGCGTTCAAATATCCCCAAATTCCGCATCACTAGTCAGCATCATAATTCGCCCCCCCCCCTTCTTCTGTAAAAATTAGAAAGTGAGATTGTCTGGTCAATTTTTTCTAAAATCTTGCCGCTTTCACCACAATTTTCCATTAGAAAAAGTTTATAATTAATTGATTTTTAATGTATTATTAAAAATTGCTTTAATTTTAATGTAAATTTTATTAAAATGCATTATCGATTGATTGTAACAACAGTATAAAACTGATGAACAAATTTACAAAAAGCTTATTGAAGCTAAAGGCAGGATTCAGAAAGTCAAATAGTACAAGCGTTTTGGCTTTTAGCGACGGCATGCCGCCAGTATGGACGCCGCGGGCCTATAAAAATTTAGCCAATGAGGGTTATAAAAAGAACGTGATAGTCTACAGAGCCATCAACCTAATATCCCGCGGTATGGCCGTCGTGCCTTTGAAGCTGTTCAGCTTTGGAACTGCACTGGCAAGCAGTGAACATATTGTGGCTAACCTTTTGGATCATCCCAACAGCGATCAAACCAGGTCAGAGTTCATGGAAACCTTGGCTTGCCACCTGTTGATGTCTGGTAATGCATATATTTATTTGCACTATGAAGACGAGGAATTACCGATAACCATGCATTTGCTTAGGCCTGACAGAGTGAAGGTTAAAGCAGATAAAATGGGCAAGGTGACCGGATATGATTATGGTCAAAATAGACAAATTCCTGCCTATTCAACCAAATTTAAGAGAAAGCAAGTTTTGCACCTTAAATTCTTTAACCCGCTGGATGATTTCTATGGATTGAGTCCCATTGAGGCCGCTGCAATAGCGATAGATCAATATAATGCCGTGTCGTCACATAATTTATCGCTGCTTCAAAATGGGGGGCGGCCATCTGGCTGCCTCATTCTGAAAAACAAAGAGTTTATGACAGAGCAGCAAAAGCAGGCTTTAAGAGCCAGTATAAAGAAGTCGTATGAAGGGGCGCTGAATGCTGGAAAGACAATGGTCCTTGAGGGAGATTTTGAGTTGAAAGAAATGGGCTTGTCGCCTAAAGATCTGGATTTTGTGACCGGGAAAACTTTTTCTGCGCGAGAAATATCGCAAGCCTTTGGGGTTCCGCCTATGTTGGTTGGCGTGCCTGGGGACGCGACTTTCTCAAACTATCGCGAGGCGAGATACCACCTTTGGGAAGATACAATCCTGCCGCTGTTGGATTACGTCCTGAGTCAGCTGAGCGAGGCCCTGATAGATACAGACGATCGCAGCAATCTGGTTATCAGTTACAACGAGGACGAGGTTTACGCCCTTTCGCTAAAGCGAGACAGCGTATGGAAGCGCATTTCGGAAGCAGAATTCTTAACCATTAACGAAAAGCGGCAAGCTTTGGGATTTGGCCCCATCGATGGCGGCGACAGTTTAGGAAAAATGCCAGATTAGGCACAATTTTTAGAAGGAGAAGCTCTATGAAAACATATTTATCACCTAGTACCAACAAGTTTACCTGTGCTCAGGGGCAATTTGCCGTCAAAAGCCTGTCTGCGTCCGGTGAATTTCAAGGATATGCAAGTGTGTTCGATGTAGTAGATCAGCAAGGCGACATAGTTGAAAAGGGTGCCTTCAAAAACTGCCTTGAAAAAGCCAAGGTTCTTGGAAGCTATCCGAAGCTTCTTTGGCAGCATGACCAAAAGAAGCCAATCGGGCGCATTTTAGAGCTTAGGGAAGACGGGCATGGGCTGTTCATTCGCGCTCAGCTTCTGTTGGAGGTAAAGCAGGCAAAGGAAGCTTACGCCTTGCTAAAAAGCAAAGCCATAGAGGGCATGTCCATAGGGTACAGAGTGATCAGGTCGATTAGAGATTCAAAGGTAAGCTCGGTAAGGCGCTTGCTTAAGCTGGATCTTTTGGAAGTGTCGCTTGTAACTTTTGCAGCCAATCCCAGGGCATGCATAACAGATGTGAAGTCCGCTGAGATCAGCGAGGCTGAAGCATGGTTGGCCGCCGATATACATCGCTTAGCGGCCATCATAAGGGGACTGACGTTTAATTCTGATAAGGAGGAAAGACATGAAATCGAATGTTAGCGAGGCGCTGGACGGTCTGTATAGCGCGTTTCATGAGTTTAAAAGCTCAAACAGTGACAGACTTAATGAACTAGAGGAAAAGATAGCCGTCAAAGATCAAGCGGGCGGCCAAATGACAGATAAGACTAAAAAGCTTGACGCTGTCATCAACAAGGCAGAGGCCAAATTACGCGAAATAAGCATGAAACAAAGCGATAGGGAGGAGATCGTCATGAAGCAACAAACCGACAACAACCAAGAACACAAGCAAGCAATAGCAAATTACCTTCGTAAAGGCGACGATGTATGTATAAGGGAAGTCTGCACGAAAGCGGCGCTAAGCTCTGCTACGGACAATATAGGCGGCTTTATTATGCCTGCTGAAATCGTTCATCGAATGAACAAGGCTTTGCTGACAACCTCATCAATGCGGTCAATCGCACGGGTAACAACGATATCGACCAGCGCGCTGGAAGTGCTTATTGAGAAACAGCTGCCAAATACCGGATGGGCAAATGAAACCGACGCCAGGGATCAAACGGATGCCGCTGAACTAGAAAAGATAAGCATAGACGTTCACGCAATTTACGCCAGACCTAAGGCCAGTCAGCAGCTTTTGGACGACAGTAAGATAGACATAGAAGAATGGCTTATGACAACCATTGCCGAAAAAATTGCTGTCATTGAAAACCAGGCATTTGTCAATGGAGACGGTAACAATAAGCCCAAAGGCTTTTTGACTTATGATGGTGTGGATAAAGAATCGTGGGAATGGGGCAAGATTGAGGTCGTTAAGTCAGGCGCCAACGGAACCTTCGGCGATGATCCAGCAGGGCTTATAATTGACGTGCTGGGATCGCTTAAGTCACAGTACTTACAAGGGGCCGTATGGGTTATGCCAAGATCCACGCTGTCCGAGGTTCGCAAAATCAGGGACAGAGATTCTGGCCGCTATCTTTGGACGCCAAATCTAGAGCAAGCTTCGCCTTCCACCCTACTTGGCTATCCGGTTGTGATTATGGACGATATGCCTGCGCTTGCCGGCGGAACCGCAAGTAAATCCATGGCGTTTGGCAACTTTAAATCTGGGTACCAGATTGTCGACAGGCAAGAATTGCAGATCATTCGTGACCCATTCTCAGCCAAACCTTTTGTCGAGTTCTATGTGACAAAGCGCGTAGGCGGCGCAGTTGTTGACTTTGATGCAATCAAGGTCGTGAATTTTTCAGAGTAGTGTTTTTACAGCGGTGTATTCGGCGTTCTGTGAACGCTTAGGGCGCGGATACACCCTTTGTTAACCATGTTTGAGAAGGAGGATGACCGTGTCATTAAAATTGCTGCAAAAGCCAGAGTTAGAACCAATCAGATTGGATGACATAAAAAGCTTCCTGCATCTTGAACATGACCTGGATGACAACTTGCTGAATGTGCTGATAACAACGGCAAGAGAGCTGGTAGAGAAGTTCCTCGGCAGATCTTTGATAACTCAAAAATGGCAATACCAAAATCGGATGGATATTTGCGCTGAGCCAGCCCGGCCTTTGAACGTAGCGGAGGTTTATCCTTTTGGTATGAATGTGAATATAGCGCTTCCTAACGCCCCGATTATCGAGGTTACCAACCTGATGTGTAATAGGGTAAGGGTCGAGGAGCCTGATTTTAAACTGACAACAGTTGACGGCAGGGAAGTTCTATCGCTACAGGCCAAAAAATGTACAGGCCAGTCTTTGGATATCTCGGCAGAATATACTGCCGGTTACGGTGATCAGGCCGAGGATGTGCCGTCAACCATTCGACTGGCGATTATGCTGGTTGTCGGCCGTATATACAAAGATCGCGACTTAATGTCAAATGGGCAAGAAAATTTATTAGACGGCGTTAAACACTTGCTTTGCGCCTATCGGATCAATCAGGACATCTAGGTGAAATAAGGGGTTGAGCCATGAAAAGAAAAATATACTCGCCAAATGAAAAGGTGAAAATAGAGGTATATCAGCTAACACCAGATGGTCTGGGTGGTTTTAAAAAGTCATGGCAGCTGTGGCGAGAAACGACTTGCCGCATGCAACAGGTTTTTAGCAGATCAAAGCGAAAAATAGATTTTATGTTGAGCTTCAGCTGGACGCCAAACTTCCCGAGCAACATCAGGATTGTTAACAAAAAGGGTGAGCCGCTTTATCCAATAACAATGCCTTTGGAAAACGGCTTCGAGTCAATATCAATCACAGTAAGGAAAGGCGGCAATGAGCAACTGTAACTGGCCATTGGTTATAACGAAATTTATTGTCGAACAGCTGCGTGAGGCCTGTGAGGTTTTTACGTGTCGTCTGGGTAGTGACAAAACGACGCCCTACGCAATGTTGGAAATAGACGAAATAACGCCAGCGATTCCTGTAGACCGCGCCAAAGTGTCATTCAGGCTGCACATACATAACAACTATATAGGCAATCAAGAAGCCTTCAGTACTTCGCAGAAAATAATAAGCATTTTGACTGGTAGGGTTTTTGATTTAATCGACGATGAAACGAGCATCCGCGCTCGCGTACGTTTCAAATACGCTGGAAAAGAGCGCGGCGAGCATATCTACAAATTCGACGGCTTAATAAAGCAAATAGGAGGATAGTCGAACATGATGAATTTAGCCAACTTAATACCCACTCCGGATTTAGAAGAGTACAGCATATACACCGAGGAAAGCGCGATAGACGTCGTACAAGAGCTTGAATCATATTTGCGTGAAAACTCTCGCGTCAGATTTTGTATAGACCCCAGCTGGATGAGTTAATCAAATGAAAGAAAGCGAATTAATAATGAGCGTTGGGGGACTGCCGCCTATGAGCGCTCATGGCTGTAAACAAAGCCTGTTTCCAGCCGAAATTGGGGAAGTACTGAGGGACATAAATGGTGAGCTTGTCTGCTTGGGTAACAACGCTCGTAAATACCGAAGCGTCATAACCGGACAAGACACTAACTCTTTGGCGCTTGACGGCCTTTGGATTGGCGCACAAATACAGATAGGTTGTATTCAGATGCTCTGGATCTGTCTGGATAAGGACATACAAAGCCTGCATATCAGTCGCCCGGCCGTAGAAGGCTCGGTAGTGGCCGTAGATGGATCGGGCAACAGGCTGGAGATTGAAAGCGTAGATGGAACTTCTTTGAAGCTTCGTTCTGCTACTACAGAAAAATCCTTTGTCGGTTTTCGTCCATGGCTAACCATGCAGGTAGTTAACTTCATCATGCAGACCGACGAGTGGGGAAACGCCTGCGCCTGGAAGATTATATTGGAAGAGGTGTGAAGATGAATATCTTATGCCGCTTCGGACAGTTTATGCTTTTTGCTGCTTTCGTTGTACACAAGATACAGTGTACTTGGCGCAATGATTGCGGCCGCGATGTACAGATTCATACCGGGTACGTCACCAAAAAATATAAATCCGAAAGCTGCAGATACGATAAATTCGCAGTATCTGAAGGGCGCTAAGGCCGATAACTCGGCGGCGGCATAGGCTTTAAATATGAAATATTGGATTAAGTTTCCTCCGGCACCGAGGACAAACAGCCAAGCTAGCTCGTTACCGGTAGGGCAAGTCCAATCGCACAGCGCTGGTATCAGGCTTAAGGCAGTTGTGCCCAGGGAGAAGTAAAAAAGCATCGTGAAGCGGTCTTCATCATCGACCATTTTCTTTATGAGGATATCTTGAATGGCAAACAAAATAGCAGAAGCAACAGGAATCAGTACGACTAGTCGCAACGACACCCCATCCGGGTTCATAAGGAAATACAGGCCGCTGAAACCTATTAACGTAGCGACCCACCTGCTGGCGGAAACGCGTTCTTTCAAAAATATGGCCGATAGGACGAGTACGAACAGAGGTAGTGTCCAGAATACCGTGGTTACTTCGGCCAGCGGCATTTTAATAACCGAATAGACGCACAGCAAAACCGACAAAAAGCCCAGCACAGAGCGCAATATGTTCAGCCCCAAGTACTTGGTAACAAAAATTGACCGGCCGCGCTTGATAATAAAAGGAAGCAAAGTAATGAATCCGAAAAAGAACCTGAAAAAAGCAACTTCCAACTCGGAAAGCCGCTGTCCAACGAATTTCATAACAGTATCGTTGGTTGAGCTGACCAAAAAGACCAGAAGCGAGAAAAAGATACCTTGCAGATAGCCTGAGCGATTAAACCAACTTTGCATAACGTTCCTCGGAATTTCGGCGGAGCTTAGCAAAAAATTAAAGAAAAATTAAGTCTGTATTTTATGGCTTGACAGGAAATTATGAAATTTCTTTTAGATTGGATTGATTCATTTGACGAGCGCGCCACAGCCTGGCGAGGCGATGAGCACGTTTTTCATTTAACCTTGCAGCATCAAGAAAACTGCTTTGCTGCTGCGAGGGTGACGCTTGTTAACTCACGCTTGAGTCAGCTGGATTGCGTACGAAAACGCTATGCCCGTATTGGCATACAACGGGACGACAGTTCGGATATTGAGCCAATCTTTTTCGGATGCGTAACCGAGGTTCCTGCCAGAGTAGGAAAAAACCTTACTGTGCTAGAGCTGTTATCGCGGCCAGATGATGCTTTTGAAAAATTTGAAAGGCTCAAAGCCGGCCTGAAGAATTCACCAGTATGGGACGAACTGTTTGTCCCAGAAAGCCGTCAGGACGACCCAACCTACTTTCTGGAAGGAATCTCTGGGTTATATTATTGGGACAAGGTTACCG from Holosporales bacterium carries:
- a CDS encoding DMT family transporter; amino-acid sequence: MQSWFNRSGYLQGIFFSLLVFLVSSTNDTVMKFVGQRLSELEVAFFRFFFGFITLLPFIIKRGRSIFVTKYLGLNILRSVLGFLSVLLCVYSVIKMPLAEVTTVFWTLPLFVLVLSAIFLKERVSASRWVATLIGFSGLYFLMNPDGVSLRLVVLIPVASAILFAIQDILIKKMVDDEDRFTMLFYFSLGTTALSLIPALCDWTCPTGNELAWLFVLGAGGNLIQYFIFKAYAAAELSALAPFRYCEFIVSAAFGFIFFGDVPGMNLYIAAAIIAPSTLYLVYNESSKKHKLSEAA
- a CDS encoding phage portal protein — translated: MNKFTKSLLKLKAGFRKSNSTSVLAFSDGMPPVWTPRAYKNLANEGYKKNVIVYRAINLISRGMAVVPLKLFSFGTALASSEHIVANLLDHPNSDQTRSEFMETLACHLLMSGNAYIYLHYEDEELPITMHLLRPDRVKVKADKMGKVTGYDYGQNRQIPAYSTKFKRKQVLHLKFFNPLDDFYGLSPIEAAAIAIDQYNAVSSHNLSLLQNGGRPSGCLILKNKEFMTEQQKQALRASIKKSYEGALNAGKTMVLEGDFELKEMGLSPKDLDFVTGKTFSAREISQAFGVPPMLVGVPGDATFSNYREARYHLWEDTILPLLDYVLSQLSEALIDTDDRSNLVISYNEDEVYALSLKRDSVWKRISEAEFLTINEKRQALGFGPIDGGDSLGKMPD
- a CDS encoding phage major capsid protein, which gives rise to MKSNVSEALDGLYSAFHEFKSSNSDRLNELEEKIAVKDQAGGQMTDKTKKLDAVINKAEAKLREISMKQSDREEIVMKQQTDNNQEHKQAIANYLRKGDDVCIREVCTKAALSSATDNIGGFIMPAEIVHRMNKALLTTSSMRSIARVTTISTSALEVLIEKQLPNTGWANETDARDQTDAAELEKISIDVHAIYARPKASQQLLDDSKIDIEEWLMTTIAEKIAVIENQAFVNGDGNNKPKGFLTYDGVDKESWEWGKIEVVKSGANGTFGDDPAGLIIDVLGSLKSQYLQGAVWVMPRSTLSEVRKIRDRDSGRYLWTPNLEQASPSTLLGYPVVIMDDMPALAGGTASKSMAFGNFKSGYQIVDRQELQIIRDPFSAKPFVEFYVTKRVGGAVVDFDAIKVVNFSE
- a CDS encoding HK97 family phage prohead protease; this translates as MKTYLSPSTNKFTCAQGQFAVKSLSASGEFQGYASVFDVVDQQGDIVEKGAFKNCLEKAKVLGSYPKLLWQHDQKKPIGRILELREDGHGLFIRAQLLLEVKQAKEAYALLKSKAIEGMSIGYRVIRSIRDSKVSSVRRLLKLDLLEVSLVTFAANPRACITDVKSAEISEAEAWLAADIHRLAAIIRGLTFNSDKEERHEIEC
- a CDS encoding head-tail connector protein: MSLKLLQKPELEPIRLDDIKSFLHLEHDLDDNLLNVLITTARELVEKFLGRSLITQKWQYQNRMDICAEPARPLNVAEVYPFGMNVNIALPNAPIIEVTNLMCNRVRVEEPDFKLTTVDGREVLSLQAKKCTGQSLDISAEYTAGYGDQAEDVPSTIRLAIMLVVGRIYKDRDLMSNGQENLLDGVKHLLCAYRINQDI